Proteins encoded in a region of the Xiphophorus couchianus chromosome 11, X_couchianus-1.0, whole genome shotgun sequence genome:
- the tm7sf2 gene encoding delta(14)-sterol reductase TM7SF2 has translation MGPKKTLKHRLSNDTEREFGGTLGAVCIPVFLPLTVLFLICVSQSPEASVLQWPPCIPSTDQLWDPLAPILLLGWIGLHALLYLLPLGKVSDGLALRDGSRLKYPINGFHGLCISAVLLSVLLGLGAPLAYLFELLVPLAVSAIAVSFLSSVYLYVRSFWAPSHALALGGDTGNPLYDFFIGRELNPRIGNFDLKYFCELRPGLIGWGVINLGMLMKEAELRGSPSLSMILVNCFQLLYVADALWNEEAVLTTMDIVHDGFGFMLVFGDLAWVPFTYGLQASFLIVHPQSLSLLTAAAIVALNGAGYYIFRKSNSQKNQFRRDPTHPSVSGLETIATATGKRLLVSGWWGFVRHPNYLGDLLMALAWSLPCGFSHLLPYFYVVYFTVLLVHREARDERQCRAKYGLAWDAYCRRVPYRIFPYIY, from the exons atgGGACCCAAGAAAACCCTGAAACACAGACTGTCAAACGACACAGAAAGAGAGTTTGGAGGAACTCTGG GTGCCGTGTGCATTCCCGTTTTCCTCCCACTGACCGTTCTCTTCTTGATCTGTGTGAGCCAATCACCGGAGGCCAGCGTCCTCCAGTGGCCCCCCTGCATCCCCTCCACCGACCAGCTGTGGGACCCGCTGGCTCCCATTCTGCTGCTGGGATGGATCGGACTGCATGCCCTCCTCTACTTGCTGCCGTTAGGAAAG GTTTCTGATGGATTAGCGCTGAGGGACGGAAGCCGCCTCAAGTATCCCATAAATG GTTTCCACGGCCTGTGCATCAGCGCCGTGTTGCTGTCGGTGTTGCTGGGGCTCGGCGCTCCTCTTGCATATCTGTTTGAGCTGCTGGTGCCGCTGGCGGTGTCTGCCATCGCCGTGTCGTTCCTGTCCTCCGTCTACCTCTACGTCCGCTCTTTCTGGGCTCCCTCCCATGCTCTGGCCCTGGGGGGAGACACAG GGAATCCCCTTTATGACTTCTTCATTGGGCGGGAGCTGAACCCTCGGATCGGAAACTTTGACCTCAAGTATTTCTGTGAACTCAGACCAGGTCTGATTGGTTGG GGGGTCATTAACCTCGGGATGCTGATGAAGGAGGCGGAGCTTCGCGGTTCTCCTTCCCTCTCCATGATCCTCGTCAACTGCTTCCAGCTGCTTTATGTGGCAGACGCTTTATGGAACGAA GAGGCCGTTCTGACAACAATGGACATTGTGCATGATGGCTTCGGGTTCATGCTGGTATTTGGCGACCTGGCCTGGGTTCCTTTCACCTACGGCCTGCAGGCTTCCTTCCTGATTGTTCACCCACAGAGTCTATCTTTGCTCACGGCGGCGGCCATAGTTGCCCTCAACG GTGCTGggtattacattttcagaaaatccaACTCGCAGAAGAACCAGTTCAGGCGAGACCCGACTCACCCCAGTGTTTCAG GACTGGAGACCATCGCCACAGCAACAGGGAAACGGCTGCTGGTGTCAGGCTGGTGGGGCTTCGTTCGTCATCCCAATTACCTCGGCGACCTCCTTATGGCGCTGGCGTGGTCCCTGCCATGTG GCTTCTCTCATCTCTTGCCATATTTCTACGTGGTTTACTTCACCGTCCTGCTGGTTCACCGGGAGGCCCGGGACGAGAGGCAGTGCAGGGCCAAGTACGGACTCGCGTGGGACGCCTACTGTCGCCGAGTTCCCTACAGGATCTTCCCGTACATTTACTGA
- the vps51 gene encoding vacuolar protein sorting-associated protein 51 homolog isoform X2, protein MDADGSVSDESGRRRRVHGMLKLYYGLNEDGKAPELQSLDPCDINGPHFDPELYLNKLRRECSLSELMDHETCMVKQIRSLDSDMQTLVYENYNKFISATDTIRKMKNDFKKMEDEMDCLSANMAAITDFSASISSTLQDQHAQITKLSGVHTLLRKLQFLFELPARLNKCLELQAYAQAVSSHRRARCVLQQYSHLPSFKGIQDDCNAIMEKLAQELRQKFRDGGTSAKDLSECVELMLQLDEPAEELCDKFLSHARSRLELDLQGLEAEIKPYPPPPAPKEAATRRSSSSTAAGSPSDNSPKTLSLPSPTPNTDILEFIDRGCNEFVSSLCLVITSYQELFINHAQTGELASKNIPQMANGKLQAFVDDLAARYFSLVERRIQEEKGVGDNSLLVRALDRFHRRLQAVAKLLPGSAVPNRGTEIVIRAATERVKQYLSALQSFYMDSLTDVRQALATPRLSVAGAGVHLGGPAAGRDAPSSLPELLSSLSASILNQIKSVLASVHLFTAKDITFSNKPYFKGEFCSQGVRENLVVNFIRFVCQSSRQFCESAGDKGGSTPPALLLLLSRLCLDFETSTISYILTLTDEQFLVQHQNPITPVTALCGEAREAAQKLLNHYVKVQGLIISQMLRKSVETRDWVNTIEPRNVRAVMKRVVEDTTSIDVQVGLLYEEGVRKAHSSDSSKRTFSVYSSSRQQPRYAASYTPSAPMDTNLLSNIHKLFSERIDIFSSVEFNKVSVMTGIIKISLKTFLECVRLRTFGRYGLQQIQVDCHYLQMYLWRFVSDENLVHFLLDEIVGSAAHRCLDPSPMEQSVIEVICERG, encoded by the exons ATGGACGCCGACGGTTCGGTGTCGGACGAGTCCGGGAGGAGGCGGAGGGTGCACGGCATGCTGAAGCTTTACTACGGGCTAAACGAGGACGGCAAGGCCCCGGAGCTGCAGTCCCTGGATCCCTGCGACATCAACGGGCCGCATTTTGACCCGGAGCTGTACCTCAACAAG CTGAGAAGAGAGTGCTCCCTTTCTGAGCTGATGGACCATGAGACCTGCATGGTGAAGCAGATCCGCTCTCTGGACAGTGACATGCAGACCCTGGTCTATGAAAACTATAACAAGTTCATATCTGCTACAG ACACCATCAGAAAAATGAAGAACGATTTCAAAAAGATGGAGGACGAAATGGATTGCCTGTCTGCGAACATGGCTGCCATCACTGACTTCAGCGCTTCCATCAGCAGCACGCTTCAGGACCAGCACGCACAGATAACCAAACTATCTG GGGTTCACACGCTACTGAGGaaacttcagtttctgtttgaGTTGCCTGCTAGACTGAATAAGTGTCTGGAGCTGCAGGCCTACGCTCAGGCAGTGAGCTCCCACCGGCGTGCTCGCTGCGTGTTGCAGCAGTACAGCCACCTGCCTTCCTTCAAGGGGATTCAGGACGACTGCAACGCCATCATGGAGAAGCTGGCTCAGGAGCTTCGGCAGAAGTTCAG aGATGGTGGGACGAGCGCCAAAGACCTGTCGGAGTGTGTGGAGCTAATGCTGCAGCTGGATGAACCAGCAGAGGAGCTCTGTGATAAATTCCTGAGCCATGCACGCTCTCGACTGGAGCTGGACCTTCAGGGCTTGGAAGCAGAGATCAAACCGTACCCACCACCTCCAGCTCCGAAAGAGGCTGCAACACGCAGGTCATCGTCTTCTACAGCCGCAGGATCTCCGAGCGATAATTCCCCTAAGACGCtctctctgccttctcccacCCCAAACACCGACATTCTCGAATTCATAGACAGAGGCTGCAATGAATTTGTCAGCAGCTTATGTCTGGTTATTACTTCCTATCAAGAACTGTTCATCAACCATGCTCAGACAGGCGAGCTGGCTTCGAAGAATATTCCTCAGATGGCAAACGGCAAGCTGCAGGCCTTCGTGGATGACCTGGCGGCTCGGTATTTCTCGCTTGTCGAGAGGAGGATACAAGAAGAGAAAGGCGTCGGCGATAATTCCCTCCTGGTCCGCGCTCTAGACCGCTTCCACCGCAGACTGCAGGCCGTGGCCAAACTGCTGCCTGGCTCCGCCGTTCCAAACCGGGGGACGGAAATCGTGATAAGAGCGGCAACGGAGCGAGTGAAGCAGTatctctctgctctgcagagCTTCTACATGGACAGCCTGACAGATGTGAGACAGGCCCTAGCAACGCCTCGACTTTCCGTGGCTGGAGCCGGAGTGCATCTAGGAGGGCCTGCAGCTGGCCGGGATGCTCCCAGCAGTCTTCCAGAGCTTCTCTCATCTCTGTCAGCTTCTATTCTCAACCAAATCAAGTCGGTGTTGGCATCAGTCCATCTCTTCACCGCCAAGGACATTACTTTCTCTAACAAGCCTTACTTCAAG GGGGAGTTCTGTAGCCAGGGAGTCCGTGAGAACCTGGTGGTGAACTTCATCAGGTTTGTGTGCCAGTCTTCTCGACAGTTTTGTGAAAGCGCCGGAGACAAAGGAGGATCCACGCCCCCggctctcctgctgctgctgtctcgCCTCTGCTTGGACTTTGAGACGTCCACCATCTCCTACATACTCACGCTCACAGATGAACAGTTTCTCGTCCAG CACCAAAATCCCATAACACCAGTCACAGCATTATGTGGAGAAGCAAGAGAAGCGGCACAAAAACTCCTCAACCATTATGTCAAG GTTCAGGGGCTGATCATCTCCCAGATGTTAAGAAAGAGTGTTGAAACTCGAGACTGGGTCAACACCATCGAGCCTAGAAACGTCCGAGCTGTGATGAAGAGAGTAGTGGAGGACACCACCTCCATTGACGTGCAG GTGGGTCTGTTGTATGAAGAAGGTGTGAGGAAGGCCCACAGCAGTGACTCGAGCAAAAGGACCTTTTCCGTCTACAGCAGCTCCAGGCAGCAACCCCGTTATGCAGCCAGCTACACACCGAG CGCTCCCATGGATACCAATCTGCTGAGCAACATCCACAAGCTGTTTTCTGAAAGGATCGACATCTTTAGCTCAGTGGAGTTCAACAAG GTCTCTGTGATGACGGGAATCATCAAAATCAGCCTGAAGACGTTCCTGGAGTGTGTCCGCCTGCGCACTTTTGGGCGCTACGGCCTGCAGCAGATCCAAGTCGACTGCCACTACCTGCAGATGTACCTGTGGCGCTTCGTATCGGACGAGAACCTTGTTCACTTCCTGTTGGATGAGATAGTGGGAAGCGCCGCCCACCGCTGCCTGGACCCCTCACCGATGGAGCAGAGTGTTATTGAAGTGATCTGTGAGAGAGGTTGA
- the vps51 gene encoding vacuolar protein sorting-associated protein 51 homolog isoform X1 — protein sequence MDADGSVSDESGRRRRVHGMLKLYYGLNEDGKAPELQSLDPCDINGPHFDPELYLNKLRRECSLSELMDHETCMVKQIRSLDSDMQTLVYENYNKFISATDTIRKMKNDFKKMEDEMDCLSANMAAITDFSASISSTLQDQHAQITKLSGVHTLLRKLQFLFELPARLNKCLELQAYAQAVSSHRRARCVLQQYSHLPSFKGIQDDCNAIMEKLAQELRQKFRDGGTSAKDLSECVELMLQLDEPAEELCDKFLSHARSRLELDLQGLEAEIKPYPPPPAPKEAATRRSSSSTAAGSPSDNSPKTLSLPSPTPNTDILEFIDRGCNEFVSSLCLVITSYQELFINHAQTGELASKNIPQMANGKLQAFVDDLAARYFSLVERRIQEEKGVGDNSLLVRALDRFHRRLQAVAKLLPGSAVPNRGTEIVIRAATERVKQYLSALQSFYMDSLTDVRQALATPRLSVAGAGVHLGGPAAGRDAPSSLPELLSSLSASILNQIKSVLASVHLFTAKDITFSNKPYFKGEFCSQGVRENLVVNFIRFVCQSSRQFCESAGDKGGSTPPALLLLLSRLCLDFETSTISYILTLTDEQFLVQTGHLFQHQNPITPVTALCGEAREAAQKLLNHYVKVQGLIISQMLRKSVETRDWVNTIEPRNVRAVMKRVVEDTTSIDVQVGLLYEEGVRKAHSSDSSKRTFSVYSSSRQQPRYAASYTPSAPMDTNLLSNIHKLFSERIDIFSSVEFNKVSVMTGIIKISLKTFLECVRLRTFGRYGLQQIQVDCHYLQMYLWRFVSDENLVHFLLDEIVGSAAHRCLDPSPMEQSVIEVICERG from the exons ATGGACGCCGACGGTTCGGTGTCGGACGAGTCCGGGAGGAGGCGGAGGGTGCACGGCATGCTGAAGCTTTACTACGGGCTAAACGAGGACGGCAAGGCCCCGGAGCTGCAGTCCCTGGATCCCTGCGACATCAACGGGCCGCATTTTGACCCGGAGCTGTACCTCAACAAG CTGAGAAGAGAGTGCTCCCTTTCTGAGCTGATGGACCATGAGACCTGCATGGTGAAGCAGATCCGCTCTCTGGACAGTGACATGCAGACCCTGGTCTATGAAAACTATAACAAGTTCATATCTGCTACAG ACACCATCAGAAAAATGAAGAACGATTTCAAAAAGATGGAGGACGAAATGGATTGCCTGTCTGCGAACATGGCTGCCATCACTGACTTCAGCGCTTCCATCAGCAGCACGCTTCAGGACCAGCACGCACAGATAACCAAACTATCTG GGGTTCACACGCTACTGAGGaaacttcagtttctgtttgaGTTGCCTGCTAGACTGAATAAGTGTCTGGAGCTGCAGGCCTACGCTCAGGCAGTGAGCTCCCACCGGCGTGCTCGCTGCGTGTTGCAGCAGTACAGCCACCTGCCTTCCTTCAAGGGGATTCAGGACGACTGCAACGCCATCATGGAGAAGCTGGCTCAGGAGCTTCGGCAGAAGTTCAG aGATGGTGGGACGAGCGCCAAAGACCTGTCGGAGTGTGTGGAGCTAATGCTGCAGCTGGATGAACCAGCAGAGGAGCTCTGTGATAAATTCCTGAGCCATGCACGCTCTCGACTGGAGCTGGACCTTCAGGGCTTGGAAGCAGAGATCAAACCGTACCCACCACCTCCAGCTCCGAAAGAGGCTGCAACACGCAGGTCATCGTCTTCTACAGCCGCAGGATCTCCGAGCGATAATTCCCCTAAGACGCtctctctgccttctcccacCCCAAACACCGACATTCTCGAATTCATAGACAGAGGCTGCAATGAATTTGTCAGCAGCTTATGTCTGGTTATTACTTCCTATCAAGAACTGTTCATCAACCATGCTCAGACAGGCGAGCTGGCTTCGAAGAATATTCCTCAGATGGCAAACGGCAAGCTGCAGGCCTTCGTGGATGACCTGGCGGCTCGGTATTTCTCGCTTGTCGAGAGGAGGATACAAGAAGAGAAAGGCGTCGGCGATAATTCCCTCCTGGTCCGCGCTCTAGACCGCTTCCACCGCAGACTGCAGGCCGTGGCCAAACTGCTGCCTGGCTCCGCCGTTCCAAACCGGGGGACGGAAATCGTGATAAGAGCGGCAACGGAGCGAGTGAAGCAGTatctctctgctctgcagagCTTCTACATGGACAGCCTGACAGATGTGAGACAGGCCCTAGCAACGCCTCGACTTTCCGTGGCTGGAGCCGGAGTGCATCTAGGAGGGCCTGCAGCTGGCCGGGATGCTCCCAGCAGTCTTCCAGAGCTTCTCTCATCTCTGTCAGCTTCTATTCTCAACCAAATCAAGTCGGTGTTGGCATCAGTCCATCTCTTCACCGCCAAGGACATTACTTTCTCTAACAAGCCTTACTTCAAG GGGGAGTTCTGTAGCCAGGGAGTCCGTGAGAACCTGGTGGTGAACTTCATCAGGTTTGTGTGCCAGTCTTCTCGACAGTTTTGTGAAAGCGCCGGAGACAAAGGAGGATCCACGCCCCCggctctcctgctgctgctgtctcgCCTCTGCTTGGACTTTGAGACGTCCACCATCTCCTACATACTCACGCTCACAGATGAACAGTTTCTCGTCCAG ACTGGCCATCTTTTTCAGCACCAAAATCCCATAACACCAGTCACAGCATTATGTGGAGAAGCAAGAGAAGCGGCACAAAAACTCCTCAACCATTATGTCAAG GTTCAGGGGCTGATCATCTCCCAGATGTTAAGAAAGAGTGTTGAAACTCGAGACTGGGTCAACACCATCGAGCCTAGAAACGTCCGAGCTGTGATGAAGAGAGTAGTGGAGGACACCACCTCCATTGACGTGCAG GTGGGTCTGTTGTATGAAGAAGGTGTGAGGAAGGCCCACAGCAGTGACTCGAGCAAAAGGACCTTTTCCGTCTACAGCAGCTCCAGGCAGCAACCCCGTTATGCAGCCAGCTACACACCGAG CGCTCCCATGGATACCAATCTGCTGAGCAACATCCACAAGCTGTTTTCTGAAAGGATCGACATCTTTAGCTCAGTGGAGTTCAACAAG GTCTCTGTGATGACGGGAATCATCAAAATCAGCCTGAAGACGTTCCTGGAGTGTGTCCGCCTGCGCACTTTTGGGCGCTACGGCCTGCAGCAGATCCAAGTCGACTGCCACTACCTGCAGATGTACCTGTGGCGCTTCGTATCGGACGAGAACCTTGTTCACTTCCTGTTGGATGAGATAGTGGGAAGCGCCGCCCACCGCTGCCTGGACCCCTCACCGATGGAGCAGAGTGTTATTGAAGTGATCTGTGAGAGAGGTTGA
- the frmd8 gene encoding FERM domain-containing protein 8 yields the protein MEGDNCSFPPDLSDDHSQRGSVASSATLSRAQDVLVYLFGESAVHLSVEGLGSVSVQELGRSVREALQIPESAPDAFAFWLCSPLLELQLKVRHQPYKLCRQWQDLLYRFTDASEDDISQDEPYLQYRRNVFYPKSKELQIKDEAVLRLLYEEARSNILSGRYPCDPEHWAGLGALSLALEEGPGLDSQQITTKIREKKLPSFVPAHVAMGSGGFFSTLRGKSSRQAELEQKLSEEYGKISKSTGSSLEPQQLLHQYLSMCHTLPYYGCAFFCGEIDKPAQGILQRGKRKAVSVGICLDGVYVMDVKEKHVLLGLRFSELSWDHSRPEEEGDSHILWLEFDGEEDGTPVNKLLKIYSKQAELMSGFIEFCVELMSTSEGGAANEPGIPQEPTGQEAGTRNGRGGRRGMLQRQGSVVCSRVHSLNTISYVDNGKEIKRLKPKRAASFFARQATAPTYSAVNTESLEQG from the exons ATGGAGGGTGACAACTGCAGTTTTCCTCCGGATTTGTCTGATGATCATTCGCAAAGAGGAAGTGTGGCTTCTTCCGCAACGCTTTCCCGTG CTCAGGACGTGCTCGTGTATTTGTTTGGTGAGAGTGCGGTCCATTTATCCGTGGAAGGGCTCGGCAGCGTCTCCGTGCAGGAGTTGGGCCGTAGCGTTCGTGAAGCCCTGCAGATCCCAGAGTCCGCACCGGATGCTTTCGCCTTTTGGCTCTGCTCTCCGTTGCTTG agctgcagctgaaggtgAGGCATCAGCCGTACAAGCTGTGCAGGCAGTGGCAGGATCTGCTGTATCGATTCACTGACGCGTCAGAAGACGACATTTCACAAG ATGAACCATATCTACAGTACAGGCGCAACGTGTTTTATCCAAAATCTAAAGAGCTGCAG ATTAAAGATGAGGCGGTGTTGAGACTTCTCTACGAGGAGGCCAGGAGCAACATCCTCTCTGGCCGATACCCCTGCGACCCGGAGCACTGGGCGGGGCTTGGCGCCTTGTCCCTCGCTCTTGAAGAGGGGCCTGGTCTCGACAGCCAGCAGATCACGACTAAAATCAG GGAAAAGAAGCTGCCTTCCTTCGTGCCGGCTCACGTTGCCATGGGGAGCGGAGGGTTTTTCTCCACTCTGCGGGGGAAATCGAGCCGCCAGGCAGAGCTGGAGCAGAAGCTCTCAGAGGAGTACGGAAAGATCAGCAAATCCACTGGAAGCTCCCTAGAGCCTCAGCAGCTCCTGCACCAGTACCTCAGCATGTGTCACACTCTGCCTTATTACGG GTGCGCCTTTTTCTGCGGGGAGATTGACAAACCAGCTCAAGGCATCCTCCAACGGGGAAAACGTAAAGCTGTCAGTGTTGGGATCTGCCTGGACGGCGTTTATGTGATGGATGTGAAGGAGAAG CATGTGCTGCTCGGGCTGCGTTTCAGCGAGCTTTCGTGGGACCACAGTCGCCCCGAGGAGGAGGGGGACTCGCACATCTTGTGGCTGGAGTTTGACGGGGAGGAAGACGGCACTCCCGTCAACAAACTGCTGAAGATTTACTCAAAACAA gcCGAGTTAATGAGCGGCTTTATCGAGTTCTGCGTGGAGCTGATGTCTACGTCAGAGGGGGGCGCCGCAAACGAGCCGGGCATTCCTCAGGAGCCCACCGGACAGGAAGCCGGCACCAGGAACGGCCGCGGAGGGCGCCGCGGGATGCTGCAAAGGCAAGGCAGCGTCGTGTGCAGCAGGGTCCACTCCCTCAACACCATCAGCTACGTGGATAACG gcAAAGAAATCAAACGcttaaagccaaaaagagccgCGTCCTTCTTCGCTCGACAAGCCACGGCGCCCACCTACTCCGCGGTGAACACTGAGAGCCTGGAGCAGGGTTAA